One Pseudonocardia sediminis DNA window includes the following coding sequences:
- a CDS encoding arsenic resistance protein, with protein sequence MSAGSLVAWWERHQIPVYLGGLAAGAVAGVLLPSPAASAVEVGIYPVLGLLLYATFLQVPFAAIGHSLRDVRFVAAALVLSFVVVPALVAAVVLPLGLEQAVLLGALLVLLTPCIDYVIVFCGLAGGDARRLLAISPLLMLAQIVVLPLFVLVAVGPQLVGVIEPGPFLEAFGLLIAAPLALAWATGRLRESSRPRAALLAAALERAATAAMVPLMALTLAVVVTSQVPTLAGQLGAVVPVLPIYAGFLLIMVPAGIAVARMFGLDVTATRALVFSGATRNSLVVLPLALALPPMFAVTPAVVIAQTLVELLGMIIYVRFLPRLIPHRNPGPNPSPAPGPAAGAPAHRPDSHSEEAL encoded by the coding sequence GTGAGCGCCGGGTCGCTGGTGGCGTGGTGGGAACGCCACCAGATACCGGTCTACCTCGGCGGCCTGGCCGCCGGCGCGGTCGCCGGGGTGCTGCTGCCCTCTCCCGCGGCGTCAGCGGTTGAGGTCGGGATCTACCCGGTGCTCGGACTGCTGCTCTACGCCACGTTCCTGCAGGTCCCGTTCGCCGCGATCGGGCACTCGCTGCGCGATGTCCGGTTCGTGGCCGCCGCGCTGGTGCTCAGCTTCGTGGTCGTCCCGGCGCTGGTGGCCGCGGTTGTCCTACCGCTGGGCCTGGAACAGGCGGTGCTGCTGGGGGCGCTGCTGGTCCTGCTCACCCCGTGCATCGACTACGTCATCGTGTTCTGCGGCCTGGCCGGCGGTGATGCCCGGCGACTGCTGGCGATCTCCCCGCTGCTGATGCTCGCCCAGATCGTCGTGCTGCCGCTGTTCGTGCTGGTCGCGGTCGGCCCTCAACTGGTCGGGGTGATCGAGCCCGGCCCGTTCCTCGAAGCGTTCGGGCTGCTCATCGCCGCCCCACTGGCTCTGGCATGGGCGACCGGACGGCTGCGCGAGAGCTCCCGCCCCCGCGCCGCGCTCCTCGCGGCCGCGCTGGAGCGCGCCGCCACCGCGGCGATGGTGCCGCTGATGGCACTGACCCTCGCCGTGGTGGTCACCAGCCAGGTCCCCACCCTGGCCGGGCAACTCGGAGCGGTCGTGCCGGTGCTGCCGATCTACGCCGGGTTCCTGCTGATCATGGTCCCGGCCGGAATCGCGGTAGCCCGGATGTTCGGGCTCGACGTCACGGCCACCCGGGCGCTGGTGTTCAGCGGCGCCACCCGCAACTCCCTGGTCGTGCTGCCACTGGCGCTGGCGCTGCCGCCGATGTTCGCCGTCACCCCCGCGGTCGTGATCGCCCAGACCCTCGTCGAACTGCTCGGGATGATCATCTACGTCCGGTTCCTGCCCCGCCTGATCCCCCACCGCAACCCTGGGCCCAACCCATCTCCTGCCCCGGGACCGGCGGCCGGTGCCCCCGCCCACCGCCCGGACAGCCATAGCGAGGAAGCCCTGTGA
- a CDS encoding MerR family transcriptional regulator: MDGLKVSELAERAGVPATTLRFYEQHGLLTPRRSPSGYRLFDDDAVDQLRFIATAKSLGLSLDDIGILLRPWRREGCREVQRALSPMLEQRGAEARDQIVALQEFTARLDQARRMLDEIDRDGPCDAACPFLAQEQTGTRARPAPEARGPVPRPPATAEPVPPAGPGGDGPSVAAPATPGAACSLPGPSWHDRWARWSLVLVHATSRRLSGEWVRVEFDPAVLDDGGAGELAALVRAERRCCPALQMSLTIGAVVAVEARVPDQAALEVAVSLFDPTDSGPGVGTDLGPGAPTGSRGGDRG, translated from the coding sequence GTGGACGGGTTGAAGGTCTCCGAACTGGCCGAGCGTGCCGGTGTGCCGGCGACGACGCTGCGCTTCTACGAGCAGCATGGGCTGCTCACTCCGCGGCGCTCGCCGTCGGGCTACCGGCTGTTCGACGACGACGCGGTCGATCAGCTGCGGTTCATAGCCACGGCCAAGAGCCTGGGGCTGTCCCTGGACGACATCGGGATTCTGCTGCGCCCATGGCGGCGCGAGGGCTGCCGGGAGGTGCAGCGGGCCCTGTCCCCGATGCTGGAGCAGCGCGGCGCGGAGGCCCGCGACCAGATCGTCGCGCTGCAGGAGTTCACCGCCCGCCTCGACCAGGCCCGCCGGATGCTCGATGAGATCGACCGGGACGGCCCGTGCGACGCCGCCTGCCCGTTCCTGGCCCAGGAGCAGACCGGCACCCGCGCCCGGCCGGCGCCCGAGGCGCGCGGCCCGGTCCCGCGGCCGCCAGCGACCGCCGAACCCGTACCACCGGCTGGGCCGGGCGGCGATGGGCCGTCCGTGGCGGCGCCAGCGACGCCCGGGGCGGCATGCTCGTTGCCGGGTCCGAGCTGGCACGACCGGTGGGCGCGCTGGTCGCTGGTGCTGGTGCACGCCACGAGCCGCCGGCTTTCCGGCGAGTGGGTGCGGGTCGAGTTCGACCCGGCCGTCCTCGACGACGGCGGCGCGGGCGAGCTGGCCGCGCTGGTGCGGGCCGAGCGGCGCTGCTGCCCGGCCTTGCAGATGTCGCTGACGATCGGGGCGGTGGTCGCGGTCGAGGCCCGCGTGCCCGACCAAGCCGCCCTCGAGGTCGCCGTGAGCCTGTTCGACCCCACCGACTCCGGCCCGGGGGTCGGGACCGACCTCGGGCCGGGGGCGCCGACGGGTTCCCGAGGCGGGGACCGCGGGTGA
- a CDS encoding Nramp family divalent metal transporter, with amino-acid sequence MAGAPVGTDLGAGRGVRGRLAFFGPAFVAAIAYVDPGNFATNFSAGAQYGYLLLWVIVVANLLAMLIQTLSAKLGLATGRNLPEMCRDRFPRPVSRGMWVQAELVAIATDMAEVIGGAIALNLLFGIPLFTGGVITGIVAFALLALQNRGHRPFELAIMGLFGVILLGFLTTILRVDVSPSGAAAGLVPRFEGTDSLLLATGILGATVMPHVIYLHSALTQRRIVATSISDRRFLLRRQQSDVLLGMGLAGLVNAAMLLIAAAVFFRSDIPDVGTLEGVHAGLGQAIDQPAALAFAVALLASGFASSGVGTYAGQIVMQGFIRRQIPLLLRRLLTLAPALVVLGLGIDPTRALVLSQVVLSFGIPFALVPLVLLTGNRAVMAELVNRRATTIAAGTAAALIIALNLFLIWRTVAGS; translated from the coding sequence GTGGCCGGTGCACCTGTCGGGACCGACCTGGGTGCGGGTCGTGGCGTCCGTGGTCGGCTGGCCTTCTTCGGTCCCGCGTTCGTCGCGGCGATCGCCTATGTCGACCCGGGGAACTTCGCCACGAACTTCTCGGCGGGCGCGCAGTACGGCTACCTGCTGCTCTGGGTGATCGTTGTGGCGAACCTGCTCGCCATGCTGATCCAGACCCTGTCGGCCAAGCTCGGTCTCGCCACGGGCCGGAACCTGCCGGAGATGTGTCGCGACCGCTTTCCGCGTCCGGTGTCGCGAGGGATGTGGGTGCAGGCCGAGTTGGTCGCGATCGCCACCGACATGGCCGAGGTGATCGGCGGGGCCATCGCGCTGAACCTGCTCTTCGGCATCCCCCTGTTCACCGGCGGGGTGATCACCGGAATCGTCGCGTTCGCGCTGCTGGCGCTGCAGAACCGGGGACACCGTCCCTTCGAGCTGGCGATCATGGGCTTGTTCGGTGTCATTCTGCTGGGCTTCCTGACCACCATCCTGCGCGTCGACGTCTCGCCCTCGGGCGCGGCGGCGGGGCTGGTCCCGCGCTTCGAGGGAACCGACAGTCTGTTGCTGGCCACGGGTATTCTCGGCGCGACCGTCATGCCGCACGTCATCTACCTGCACTCGGCGCTGACGCAGCGCCGGATCGTCGCCACCTCGATCAGCGACCGCCGGTTCCTTCTCCGGCGACAGCAGTCCGACGTGCTGCTGGGCATGGGCCTCGCCGGCCTGGTGAACGCCGCGATGCTGCTGATCGCCGCTGCGGTGTTCTTCAGATCCGACATCCCCGACGTGGGCACCCTCGAGGGCGTCCACGCAGGACTCGGTCAGGCCATCGACCAACCCGCCGCGCTCGCGTTCGCCGTCGCTCTGCTCGCGTCCGGATTCGCCTCGTCCGGGGTCGGTACCTACGCCGGCCAGATCGTCATGCAGGGCTTCATCCGCCGACAGATTCCCCTGCTGCTGCGACGGCTGCTCACCCTCGCTCCGGCCCTAGTGGTGCTCGGCCTCGGAATCGACCCGACTCGCGCGCTGGTGTTGTCGCAGGTCGTCCTGTCTTTCGGCATCCCGTTCGCTCTGGTTCCTCTCGTCCTGCTGACCGGCAACCGGGCGGTCATGGCCGAACTGGTGAACCGTCGCGCGACGACGATCGCGGCCGGTACCGCCGCAGCCCTGATCATCGCTCTGAACCTGTTTCTGATCTGGCGGACGGTCGCAGGCAGCTAG